One Yoonia sp. BS5-3 genomic window carries:
- the gpt gene encoding xanthine phosphoribosyltransferase: MTDRLPHEKGFHISWDQLHRDSRALAWRLDGQGPDNGAWKAVVAITRGGMAPAMIAARELDIRTVDTISVKSYDHQDQSQAQVLKSPDKALMGDGTGILIIDDLVDSGKTLELVRDIYPKAHFATVYAKPKGRPQVDTFITEVSQDTWIFFPWDMALQYVEPYRGKD, translated from the coding sequence ATGACAGACCGCCTGCCCCACGAAAAAGGCTTTCACATCAGCTGGGACCAACTGCATCGCGACAGCCGGGCGCTCGCTTGGCGCCTTGACGGTCAGGGGCCCGATAATGGCGCATGGAAAGCGGTCGTTGCGATTACACGCGGCGGCATGGCCCCGGCCATGATCGCCGCGCGCGAGCTGGATATTCGCACCGTCGACACGATCAGCGTCAAAAGCTACGATCATCAGGACCAATCACAGGCGCAAGTGCTCAAATCACCCGATAAGGCTTTGATGGGGGATGGCACTGGTATTCTGATCATCGATGATCTGGTTGATAGCGGCAAAACGCTTGAATTGGTGCGGGATATTTATCCAAAGGCGCATTTCGCGACTGTTTACGCCAAACCCAAAGGGCGCCCGCAGGTCGATACATTCATCACCGAAGTCAGCCAGGACACATGGATCTTCTTTCCGTGGGACATGGCACTGCAATATGTCGAACCCTACCGGGGCAAAGACTAG
- the fabI gene encoding enoyl-ACP reductase FabI: MTSQLMQGKRGLIMGLANDKSIAWGIAKACADAGAELAFSYQGEALKKRVGPLAASLGSDLVLPCDVADESSVDALFDTLRDKWGTFDFIVHAIGFSDKNELRGRYVDTSRDNFLMSMDISVYSFTSVVQRAEKMMNPGGSCLTLTYYGAEKVMPHYNVMGVAKAALEASVRYLAEDLGKDGIRVNAISAGTIKTLAASGIGDFRLIMRWNEYNSPLRRTVTQEEVGKSALYLLSDLGSAVTGEVHHVDAGYHVVGMKAVDAPDITKE; the protein is encoded by the coding sequence ATGACCTCTCAATTGATGCAGGGCAAACGAGGCCTGATCATGGGGCTCGCCAATGACAAGTCAATCGCATGGGGCATTGCCAAGGCCTGCGCGGATGCCGGCGCAGAGCTCGCATTTTCCTATCAGGGCGAAGCGCTGAAAAAGCGTGTGGGGCCGCTGGCGGCCTCGCTGGGTTCCGATCTGGTTTTGCCCTGTGATGTGGCGGATGAAAGCTCGGTCGATGCGCTGTTCGATACGCTGCGCGACAAATGGGGAACCTTTGATTTTATTGTGCATGCTATCGGTTTTTCGGACAAAAACGAACTGCGTGGACGCTATGTAGATACCAGCCGCGACAACTTCCTGATGTCGATGGATATCTCGGTTTATTCCTTCACATCGGTGGTCCAGCGTGCCGAGAAAATGATGAATCCCGGCGGCTCTTGTTTGACGCTGACCTACTATGGCGCCGAAAAGGTGATGCCGCATTACAACGTGATGGGTGTGGCCAAGGCCGCCTTGGAAGCATCGGTGCGTTATCTGGCCGAAGATCTGGGCAAAGACGGCATCCGCGTGAACGCCATCAGCGCTGGCACGATCAAGACTTTGGCCGCCTCTGGCATCGGCGATTTTCGGCTGATCATGCGCTGGAACGAATATAATTCGCCCCTGCGCCGGACCGTCACACAAGAAGAGGTGGGCAAATCAGCGCTTTACCTGCTCTCTGATTTGGGCAGCGCCGTCACCGGCGAGGTGCATCATGTGGACGCAGGCTATCATGTCGTCGGCATGAAAGCGGTCGACGCGCCAGACATTACCAAGGAATAG
- the pdxH gene encoding pyridoxamine 5'-phosphate oxidase: MPDRDSIFAGRDPLAIAQQWLEDARETEPNDPNAMALSTVDDTGMPNVRMVLLKDIEANGFVFYTNYNSQKGTELEHSAKAAFVLHWKSLRRQIRVRGLVSKEDGPQADTYYRSRSLKSRLGAWASQQSQPLSSREALMAEVAKVTMQKGTDPKRPPFWGGYRIAPIEIEFWSDGAFRLHDRFRWSRKAVDDGWEVTRLSP; this comes from the coding sequence ATGCCTGATCGGGACAGTATTTTTGCGGGGCGTGATCCTCTTGCTATTGCCCAGCAATGGCTTGAAGACGCACGCGAAACTGAGCCTAATGACCCCAACGCCATGGCGCTGTCGACAGTCGATGACACAGGTATGCCGAATGTGCGCATGGTGCTGCTAAAGGACATTGAAGCAAACGGCTTTGTCTTTTACACCAATTACAACAGTCAAAAGGGCACCGAATTGGAACATTCGGCAAAAGCCGCTTTTGTGCTACATTGGAAGTCGTTGCGGCGGCAAATCCGGGTTAGAGGCCTGGTGTCCAAGGAAGACGGTCCGCAGGCGGACACATATTACAGGTCCCGTTCTCTCAAAAGTCGTTTGGGAGCATGGGCATCACAGCAATCGCAACCGCTGTCATCACGTGAGGCATTGATGGCGGAAGTGGCGAAAGTGACAATGCAAAAGGGTACGGATCCGAAACGACCGCCCTTTTGGGGTGGTTATCGTATCGCACCTATCGAGATCGAGTTTTGGTCCGATGGTGCATTCAGATTGCATGACCGGTTTCGGTGGTCACGCAAAGCGGTCGACGATGGGTGGGAGGTAACCAGGCTAAGCCCGTAA
- a CDS encoding cold shock domain-containing protein — translation MDTQDTSETRRVQGQVKWFDPSKGFGFVIADLGGPDILLHANVLRNFGQGSVVDGSTIEIMVQDTQRGLQAVEVLAITPPQSDSSVPLRDMVEFSADDIANQPIHPARVKWFDKAKGFGFANVFGNNEDVFVHVEVLRRSGLSDLQSGEAVGLRMVDGERGRMAIEVVGWELAAK, via the coding sequence ATGGATACGCAGGACACCAGCGAAACGCGCCGGGTGCAGGGACAGGTTAAGTGGTTCGACCCTTCAAAAGGGTTTGGTTTTGTGATCGCCGATCTCGGTGGACCGGATATTTTATTGCATGCCAACGTGCTGCGCAATTTCGGGCAAGGGTCAGTTGTGGATGGGTCCACGATTGAAATCATGGTCCAAGACACTCAGCGCGGTTTACAGGCCGTTGAGGTGCTTGCCATCACGCCGCCCCAAAGCGACAGCTCTGTGCCGCTACGCGATATGGTCGAGTTTTCGGCAGATGACATCGCCAACCAGCCCATTCATCCGGCCCGGGTGAAGTGGTTCGATAAGGCCAAGGGCTTTGGTTTTGCCAATGTCTTTGGCAATAATGAAGACGTGTTTGTGCATGTCGAGGTATTACGCCGGTCGGGTTTGTCCGATTTGCAGTCAGGCGAGGCCGTTGGCCTGCGTATGGTTGACGGTGAACGTGGCCGTATGGCGATTGAGGTCGTCGGCTGGGAGCTTGCTGCAAAGTGA
- a CDS encoding DUF192 domain-containing protein has protein sequence MRLFFSALALLASAHPALAACADDKVTIQGDWGQAHFTVEIADDFDERGRGLMFVEQMPMLSGMLFIYERPQSVSFWMKNTLIPLDMIFTAPDGEILSIHENAIPHDTTPIQGGDGVQMVLEINGGLSSRLGIAVGDVMQHPSFGPDAILPCELASEG, from the coding sequence GTGAGGCTATTTTTCTCAGCTCTTGCTTTGCTTGCTTCGGCGCATCCGGCTTTGGCCGCATGTGCCGATGATAAGGTCACCATCCAAGGCGATTGGGGCCAGGCCCATTTCACCGTTGAGATCGCCGATGATTTTGACGAACGCGGCCGCGGTCTGATGTTCGTTGAGCAGATGCCGATGCTGTCGGGCATGCTTTTCATCTATGAACGGCCGCAATCGGTGAGCTTCTGGATGAAGAACACGCTGATCCCGCTGGATATGATTTTTACCGCCCCAGATGGTGAAATCCTGTCGATCCATGAAAATGCGATACCGCATGATACAACCCCGATCCAAGGCGGTGATGGGGTGCAGATGGTGCTGGAAATCAATGGCGGTTTGTCATCGCGCCTGGGAATCGCTGTGGGTGATGTGATGCAGCATCCCAGCTTTGGACCGGATGCGATCCTGCCCTGTGAGCTGGCATCTGAAGGGTAG
- a CDS encoding VOC family protein: MMVVRRIVVDIAADNVAELRRFYEALFALKTVMDQGWIATLAAGTDGPVQISVAREGGSGTAVPDVSIEVDDVDALYAKARSRGHTIVYPLTDEPWGVRRFYLRDPAGKVLNILSHIGDSHEVDHLLSQR; this comes from the coding sequence ATGATGGTTGTTCGGCGTATTGTCGTGGATATTGCAGCGGATAATGTCGCAGAGCTGCGCCGCTTTTATGAAGCATTATTTGCGCTGAAAACGGTGATGGACCAGGGATGGATCGCGACCCTGGCCGCAGGCACGGACGGTCCGGTGCAAATCAGTGTCGCCCGTGAAGGCGGGTCGGGGACTGCTGTGCCCGATGTCTCGATCGAGGTTGATGATGTTGATGCGCTATATGCCAAGGCGCGGTCCCGTGGTCATACGATTGTCTACCCGTTGACGGATGAGCCTTGGGGTGTGCGCCGGTTTTATCTGCGTGACCCGGCAGGCAAGGTGCTGAACATTTTGTCCCATATCGGCGACAGCCACGAAGTCGATCACCTTTTGTCACAGAGGTGA
- a CDS encoding dihydrofolate reductase family protein, translated as MMAITLDGYVARKDHSLDWLIKQNTADEDHGFAEFLDNIDVIVMGSGSYRTVLGFDAWPYEKPVVVLSNSLTSEDVPPELSDKVEVVKLSPQELMAEMESRGWQRIYVDGGAIVQSFLKLGLIEDFKLAIVPILLGDGIRLFGDLSSDVDLELTHTKAFSSGLVELRYKVT; from the coding sequence ATGATGGCCATCACGTTAGATGGATACGTCGCGCGAAAAGACCATTCGCTAGATTGGTTGATAAAGCAGAACACTGCCGATGAAGATCATGGGTTTGCAGAGTTCCTCGACAACATTGATGTGATTGTTATGGGCAGCGGATCATACCGCACAGTGCTTGGCTTTGATGCTTGGCCATATGAAAAACCTGTTGTCGTCTTGAGCAATTCACTCACGAGCGAGGACGTACCGCCCGAATTGTCTGATAAAGTGGAAGTCGTGAAGTTATCGCCGCAGGAACTGATGGCCGAGATGGAAAGCCGAGGATGGCAGCGCATATATGTTGACGGCGGCGCTATCGTGCAGTCGTTTCTCAAATTGGGGCTGATTGAAGACTTCAAATTGGCGATCGTACCCATTCTGCTTGGAGACGGCATTCGGTTGTTCGGTGACCTTTCGTCAGATGTAGACCTCGAGCTAACGCATACGAAAGCCTTCTCATCAGGATTGGTTGAATTGAGATATAAAGTGACCTGA
- a CDS encoding vitamin B12-dependent ribonucleotide reductase, with product MKIERNFTKAGQDAYAELEFKSTTSEIRNPDGTVVFKLDNCEIPGGWSQVASDVIAQKYFRKAGVPSEVKPVKEKGVPKFLWKSVPAKGATFGGETSSKQVFDRLAGAWTYWGWKGGYFSSEDDARTYFDEMRYMLATQRAAPNSPQWFNTGLHWAYGIDGPAQGHHYVDYQTGELTKSASSYEHPQPHACFIQSVDDDLVNEGGIMDLWVREARLFKYGSGTGTNFSSLRGEGEPLSGGGKSSGLMGFLKIGDRAAGAIKSGGTTRRAAKMVIVDADHPDIEEFINWKVIEEQKVASIVAGSKMHERYLNSIFQAIKTWDGDETAAYDPKTNETLAAAVKDAKKSAIPETYIKRVLDYAKQGYSSIEFPTYDTDWDSEAYSSVSGQNSNNSIRVTDAFLEAVEKDANWKLINRKNGEVAKVIKARELWEQVGHAAWACADPGIQYHDTVNAWHTCPEDGEIRGSNPCSEYMFLDDTACNLASMNLLTFYKDGVFQVEDYMHATRLWTVTLEISVMMAQFPSKEIAQRSYDFRTLGLGYANIGGLLMNMGLGYDSDEGRAMCAALTAIMSGVSYATSAEMAGELGPFPGYKKNSKHMLRVIKNHRQAALGKDTGYEKLAVKPVALDHANCPDPRLVELAVGAWDEALKLGKEHGYRNAQVSVIAPTGTIGLVMDCDTTGIEPDFALVKFKKLAGGGYFKIINQSVPAALEKLGYGSAQIEEIIAYAVGHGSIGQAPAINHTSLIGHGFGQAELDKIEGALASAFDIRFVFNQWTLGEEFCTKTLGIPAEKLNDPSFDLLRHLGYSKQDIDAANDHVCGTMTLEGAPFLKDEHLGVFDCANPCGKKGKRYLSVDSHIYMMAAAQSFISGAISKTINMPNDASIEDCQKAYELSWSLGVKANALYRDGSKLSQPLAAALVEDDEEAAETLESGSPQDKAAVLAEKIVEKIVIQEVRNREREKMPQRRKGYTQKAIVGGHKVYLRTGEYEDGQLGEIFIDMHKEGAGFRAMMNNFAIAVSVGLQYGVPLEEFVDAFTFTKFEPAGMVQGNDSIKNATSILDYIFRELAVSYLDRTDLAHVKPEGASFDDVGRGEEEGVSNIQAPTENAATRSLEVLKQISSTGYLRKRMPQDLVVLQGGVAGATALSTGTDPSAALQTLVPEVQPSTTVATGTATTISARDKAKMQGYEGDPCGECGNYTLVRNGTCMKCNTCGSTSGCS from the coding sequence ATGAAAATCGAACGCAATTTTACCAAGGCAGGGCAAGATGCGTACGCGGAACTGGAATTTAAATCCACGACCTCGGAAATCCGAAACCCTGACGGGACGGTTGTGTTCAAATTGGATAATTGCGAGATCCCAGGCGGATGGAGCCAGGTTGCATCTGATGTCATCGCCCAAAAGTATTTTCGTAAGGCGGGTGTCCCTTCTGAAGTAAAGCCAGTGAAGGAAAAGGGTGTTCCTAAGTTCCTATGGAAGTCCGTTCCGGCCAAAGGCGCGACATTCGGCGGTGAGACATCGTCAAAGCAAGTGTTTGATCGTCTGGCTGGTGCCTGGACGTATTGGGGCTGGAAGGGCGGCTATTTTTCCTCTGAAGACGACGCGCGCACCTATTTCGACGAAATGCGCTATATGCTGGCCACACAGCGCGCAGCCCCCAATAGCCCGCAATGGTTCAACACCGGCCTGCATTGGGCCTACGGTATCGATGGCCCTGCCCAAGGGCACCATTATGTCGATTACCAAACCGGCGAGCTGACCAAATCTGCATCCAGCTATGAGCACCCGCAACCGCATGCCTGCTTTATCCAGTCTGTCGATGATGATCTGGTCAACGAAGGTGGCATCATGGATCTTTGGGTGCGCGAGGCGCGCCTGTTCAAATATGGCTCTGGCACAGGCACGAACTTTTCATCCTTGCGCGGTGAGGGTGAGCCTTTGTCCGGTGGCGGTAAATCCTCGGGCCTTATGGGCTTTTTGAAAATTGGTGACCGCGCTGCGGGCGCTATCAAGTCTGGCGGCACCACTCGCCGCGCCGCCAAGATGGTCATCGTCGATGCTGATCACCCGGATATCGAAGAGTTTATCAACTGGAAAGTCATTGAAGAACAAAAGGTTGCGTCCATCGTTGCCGGTTCGAAAATGCACGAACGGTATCTGAATTCGATCTTCCAGGCGATCAAAACCTGGGACGGCGACGAAACGGCCGCCTATGATCCCAAGACGAACGAAACCCTGGCCGCAGCCGTAAAAGACGCCAAGAAATCGGCGATCCCGGAAACCTATATCAAACGGGTTCTGGATTACGCCAAGCAGGGCTATTCCAGCATCGAATTCCCGACCTACGACACCGATTGGGATAGCGAGGCTTACTCCTCGGTCTCGGGCCAGAACTCTAACAATTCAATCCGTGTGACGGACGCCTTCCTAGAGGCCGTCGAAAAGGACGCGAACTGGAAGCTGATCAACCGCAAGAACGGTGAGGTTGCCAAAGTCATCAAAGCCCGCGAGCTGTGGGAGCAGGTGGGTCATGCGGCTTGGGCATGTGCCGATCCGGGCATTCAGTACCACGACACCGTGAACGCCTGGCATACATGCCCAGAAGACGGTGAAATTCGCGGCTCAAACCCTTGTTCTGAATACATGTTCCTGGATGACACAGCCTGTAACCTGGCATCGATGAACTTGCTGACTTTCTATAAGGACGGCGTGTTCCAGGTCGAAGACTACATGCATGCCACGCGTCTTTGGACCGTGACATTGGAAATCAGCGTGATGATGGCGCAGTTCCCATCCAAGGAAATCGCGCAGCGGTCTTATGACTTCCGTACCTTGGGTCTGGGTTACGCCAATATCGGCGGCCTTCTGATGAATATGGGCCTGGGCTATGATAGCGATGAGGGCCGCGCTATGTGCGCTGCGCTGACCGCGATTATGTCGGGCGTATCCTATGCCACATCTGCCGAAATGGCAGGCGAGCTGGGCCCGTTCCCAGGCTATAAGAAAAACAGCAAGCATATGCTGCGGGTGATCAAGAACCACCGGCAGGCGGCCTTGGGCAAAGATACCGGCTATGAAAAGCTGGCGGTCAAGCCTGTCGCCTTGGATCATGCAAACTGCCCCGATCCGCGGCTGGTCGAACTTGCCGTTGGCGCATGGGATGAGGCGCTGAAGCTGGGCAAAGAGCATGGCTATCGGAACGCACAAGTATCCGTTATTGCGCCAACCGGCACCATCGGGCTGGTGATGGATTGCGACACAACCGGGATTGAGCCTGATTTCGCACTGGTGAAATTCAAGAAGCTGGCCGGTGGCGGTTACTTCAAGATTATCAACCAATCTGTTCCGGCGGCCTTGGAAAAACTTGGCTATGGTTCTGCCCAGATTGAAGAAATCATTGCCTATGCGGTTGGCCATGGATCAATCGGGCAGGCCCCCGCGATCAACCATACCTCGTTGATCGGCCATGGTTTTGGACAGGCTGAACTGGACAAGATTGAAGGGGCGCTGGCCTCGGCCTTTGATATCCGGTTCGTGTTCAACCAATGGACGCTGGGTGAAGAGTTCTGCACCAAAACATTGGGTATCCCCGCAGAAAAGCTGAACGATCCATCCTTCGATCTGCTGCGCCATTTGGGCTATAGCAAACAGGACATTGACGCGGCCAATGATCATGTGTGCGGGACCATGACACTGGAGGGCGCACCGTTCCTGAAAGACGAACATCTGGGTGTCTTTGACTGTGCCAACCCTTGCGGCAAAAAAGGCAAGCGTTACCTGAGTGTAGACAGCCATATTTATATGATGGCGGCAGCGCAGTCGTTCATTTCGGGTGCGATTTCGAAGACGATCAACATGCCAAATGATGCCTCGATTGAGGATTGCCAGAAAGCCTATGAGCTGTCCTGGTCACTGGGTGTGAAAGCCAATGCGCTTTACCGCGACGGATCGAAACTGTCGCAGCCACTGGCGGCGGCATTGGTCGAAGATGATGAGGAGGCTGCGGAAACGCTTGAATCTGGATCGCCGCAGGACAAGGCTGCGGTTCTGGCCGAAAAGATTGTCGAAAAGATCGTGATCCAGGAAGTGCGTAACCGCGAGCGTGAAAAGATGCCGCAACGCCGTAAGGGATATACCCAAAAGGCGATTGTAGGTGGTCACAAGGTGTATCTGCGCACGGGCGAATATGAAGACGGCCAACTGGGCGAAATCTTCATCGATATGCATAAAGAGGGCGCTGGTTTCCGCGCGATGATGAACAATTTCGCCATCGCCGTGTCAGTCGGCCTGCAATATGGTGTGCCGCTTGAAGAATTCGTGGATGCTTTCACTTTCACCAAGTTTGAGCCTGCAGGCATGGTGCAAGGTAATGATAGCATCAAGAATGCCACCTCGATCCTTGACTATATCTTCCGCGAATTGGCTGTGTCTTATCTTGATCGGACAGATCTGGCCCATGTGAAGCCGGAAGGCGCATCTTTTGATGATGTGGGACGGGGGGAAGAGGAAGGCGTATCCAACATCCAGGCGCCGACCGAGAATGCGGCGACACGGTCTTTGGAGGTGCTCAAGCAGATCTCCTCAACCGGGTATCTGCGTAAGCGGATGCCGCAGGATTTGGTTGTCTTGCAGGGCGGTGTTGCAGGTGCGACAGCCTTGTCGACGGGGACAGACCCAAGTGCGGCGTTGCAGACGCTGGTGCCTGAGGTGCAACCAAGCACGACGGTCGCAACAGGGACTGCGACAACTATCTCGGCCCGGGACAAGGCCAAGATGCAGGGATATGAGGGGGATCCATGCGGTGAATGCGGGAACTACACGCTGGTGCGCAATGGAACCTGTATGAAGTGCAATACATGCGGATCGACGTCCGGGTGTAGCTAA
- a CDS encoding TIGR00266 family protein — protein MQCHEVDYEIFGDDMQIVEVELDPRETVIAEAGAMNYMEDGIGFETKMGDGASPSSGMMQSLLNVGKRVLTGESIFMTHFTNNGHGKKRVAFAAPYPGKIVPVDMANVGQELICQKDAFLCAAFGTTTDIAFQRKLGAGFFGGEGFILQRLRGDGMAFIHVGGTVIKRELQPGEVLRVDTGCIAAFDAGVTYDIERAGNLKSMIFGGEGIFIATLRGPGTVYLQSLPFSRLADRIIRAAGPGGSKGEGSVLGGLGDMFGDR, from the coding sequence ATGCAGTGTCATGAGGTTGACTATGAGATTTTCGGCGACGACATGCAGATCGTCGAGGTCGAACTGGACCCGCGCGAGACTGTGATCGCCGAAGCTGGCGCTATGAATTACATGGAAGACGGGATTGGTTTTGAGACCAAAATGGGTGATGGAGCCAGCCCGTCCAGCGGCATGATGCAGTCCCTGCTGAATGTCGGAAAACGGGTGCTGACGGGCGAATCCATCTTCATGACCCATTTTACGAACAATGGTCACGGCAAAAAACGCGTCGCTTTTGCAGCACCTTATCCGGGAAAAATCGTTCCTGTTGACATGGCAAACGTCGGGCAAGAGCTGATTTGCCAGAAAGATGCATTTCTTTGTGCGGCCTTTGGCACGACAACCGATATCGCGTTTCAGCGCAAACTGGGCGCCGGTTTCTTTGGCGGTGAGGGATTTATCCTGCAACGTCTGCGCGGCGACGGCATGGCCTTTATCCATGTCGGCGGCACGGTGATCAAACGCGAGCTACAGCCCGGTGAAGTCCTGCGCGTCGATACGGGCTGTATTGCTGCCTTTGATGCGGGGGTGACTTATGACATCGAACGCGCAGGGAACCTCAAATCCATGATTTTCGGCGGCGAGGGTATTTTTATCGCCACGCTGCGCGGTCCGGGGACTGTTTACTTGCAAAGCCTGCCATTCTCGCGTCTTGCAGATCGGATTATCCGCGCTGCAGGGCCGGGGGGCAGTAAGGGCGAGGGGTCGGTCTTGGGCGGTCTTGGCGATATGTTCGGCGACCGTTAA
- a CDS encoding cupin domain-containing protein, with the protein MTADDIITQLGLSPHPEGGHYRQTWAANNDGRPHGTCIYFLLKAGEASHWHRVDAVEIWHYYAGAPLILSIADTQAGPRRDLTLGPDLATGAVPQLIVPEGHWQAAQTTGDWTLVGCTVSPGFQFEGFTLAAPGFDIPL; encoded by the coding sequence ATGACAGCAGACGATATCATCACCCAGCTGGGGCTTTCACCGCATCCCGAAGGCGGGCATTACCGTCAGACTTGGGCCGCAAATAATGACGGGCGGCCCCACGGAACCTGCATCTATTTTCTGTTGAAGGCCGGCGAGGCCAGCCATTGGCACCGGGTCGATGCCGTTGAAATCTGGCATTATTACGCAGGCGCGCCGCTGATCCTGTCGATAGCCGACACGCAGGCCGGGCCGCGCCGTGATCTGACACTAGGACCAGACCTGGCAACCGGCGCAGTGCCGCAATTAATCGTCCCCGAGGGCCACTGGCAAGCCGCGCAGACGACCGGCGACTGGACATTGGTCGGGTGCACCGTCTCGCCCGGATTTCAGTTCGAAGGCTTCACCTTAGCCGCGCCCGGCTTTGACATCCCGCTTTAA
- the dusA gene encoding tRNA dihydrouridine(20/20a) synthase DusA translates to MRDASRLSVAPMMDWTDRHCRYLHRLMSRHTLLYTEMVTAPAVLHGDRERLLGFDPAEQPVALQLGGADPAQLAQAARIGADLGYCEINLNCGCPSDRVQSGRFGAVLMEEPQLVANCVAAMRDAVDVPVTVKCRIGVDDQDPHQVLPDFLARVSSAGIDHFAIHARKAWLQGLSPKENRDIPPLDYDLVLQMKGLFPHLTIAINGGITSLAQAERLLAQGLDGVMIGRAAYHTPSDILLQADARIFGDDTTPRSAEEVVHLMLPYIDAHLSAGGRLGQITRHMLGLFQGRPGARGWRRHLSENAHQDGADTQVVLAALDHVTRQAA, encoded by the coding sequence ATGCGCGACGCATCACGCCTCTCCGTTGCTCCGATGATGGATTGGACAGATCGGCATTGCCGCTACCTGCATCGCCTGATGTCCCGCCATACGCTGCTTTATACCGAAATGGTCACAGCCCCTGCCGTCTTGCACGGTGACCGTGAACGCCTTCTTGGGTTTGATCCGGCCGAGCAACCCGTTGCGCTACAATTGGGCGGCGCGGACCCCGCCCAATTGGCACAGGCGGCCCGTATTGGCGCTGATTTGGGCTATTGTGAAATTAATCTCAATTGCGGCTGCCCATCCGACCGGGTCCAGTCTGGGCGGTTTGGTGCGGTTCTGATGGAAGAACCGCAGCTGGTGGCTAATTGCGTTGCCGCCATGCGCGATGCGGTCGATGTGCCTGTCACTGTGAAATGCCGTATCGGTGTGGACGACCAAGACCCGCATCAGGTTCTGCCTGATTTTCTGGCTCGGGTATCATCTGCCGGGATCGATCACTTCGCAATCCATGCCCGCAAAGCCTGGCTGCAGGGGCTGAGCCCTAAGGAAAACCGCGATATTCCACCCTTGGATTATGATCTGGTGTTGCAGATGAAGGGGCTGTTTCCGCATCTGACGATCGCGATCAACGGTGGTATCACCTCACTCGCGCAGGCGGAACGCCTTTTGGCGCAGGGTCTTGATGGTGTCATGATCGGTCGGGCCGCTTATCACACCCCTAGCGATATCCTGCTGCAAGCCGATGCCCGGATCTTCGGCGATGATACGACACCGCGAAGCGCCGAGGAGGTGGTCCATCTGATGCTACCCTATATCGATGCGCATCTGTCTGCGGGTGGCCGCCTGGGGCAGATCACCCGCCATATGCTGGGTCTGTTTCAGGGCCGCCCAGGCGCGCGCGGTTGGCGCAGACATCTTTCCGAGAATGCCCATCAAGACGGTGCTGATACGCAGGTCGTTTTGGCCGCGCTTGACCATGTGACGCGGCAGGCCGCATAA
- a CDS encoding sulfite exporter TauE/SafE family protein encodes MNEIMILIAMGAMLLVLGGIAGVLAGLLGVGGGIILVPAFLMVFTLLGFDSPDVMQMCLATSLATIVVTSVRSVLAHDKRGAVDWAVLKTWSIGLGVGAVLGALTVSVLGSALLQAIFAVLAGLVGAYMTFGRSNWRVAQRMPTGVLRAIYSAVTGFLSVLLGIGGGSLGVPLMSLHNVPIHRAVGTAAGFGLIIAVPSVFAFLFADVTGAPPLTFGSVNLIAFGLVVISTMITAPWGAALAHRMDAAPLKRFFGIFLILVALNMLRKVLFG; translated from the coding sequence ATGAATGAGATAATGATTTTGATCGCCATGGGCGCGATGCTTTTGGTCTTGGGCGGCATTGCGGGCGTATTGGCCGGGCTGTTGGGCGTTGGCGGCGGTATCATCCTGGTGCCTGCTTTCTTGATGGTTTTCACCCTGTTGGGGTTTGACAGCCCGGATGTCATGCAGATGTGCCTTGCGACATCGCTTGCGACGATTGTTGTGACCTCGGTCCGGTCGGTGCTGGCCCATGACAAACGCGGTGCCGTAGACTGGGCGGTCCTAAAGACCTGGTCAATCGGGCTGGGCGTGGGCGCTGTGCTGGGCGCGTTGACCGTATCGGTGCTGGGCTCTGCCTTGCTGCAGGCGATTTTTGCAGTACTGGCTGGCTTGGTGGGCGCTTACATGACCTTCGGTCGGAGCAATTGGCGGGTGGCGCAGCGCATGCCGACGGGCGTGCTGCGCGCGATCTATTCGGCTGTAACAGGGTTTTTGTCGGTTCTGTTGGGGATTGGTGGCGGCTCGCTCGGGGTGCCGCTGATGAGCTTGCATAATGTGCCTATTCACCGCGCTGTGGGAACGGCGGCGGGGTTCGGTCTGATCATTGCTGTGCCGTCGGTCTTTGCGTTCCTTTTTGCCGATGTGACGGGGGCGCCGCCTTTGACCTTCGGGTCGGTGAACCTGATCGCCTTTGGTCTTGTGGTGATTTCGACAATGATCACGGCCCCTTGGGGGGCTGCATTGGCGCACCGGATGGATGCTGCACCGCTCAAGCGGTTCTTTGGGATCTTTTTGATCCTCGTGGCGCTGAATATGTTGCGAAAAGTGCTGTTTGGATAA